One segment of Hippopotamus amphibius kiboko isolate mHipAmp2 chromosome 2, mHipAmp2.hap2, whole genome shotgun sequence DNA contains the following:
- the LOC130846211 gene encoding olfactory receptor 4M1 — translation MEKSKEMEPANYTKVTEFILTGLSQAREVQLVLFVTFLSFYLFILPGNILIICTIRLDPHLASPMYFLLANLAFLDIWYSSITAPKMLVDFFVERKVISFGGCIAQLFFLHFVGASEMFLLTVMAFDRYAAICRPLHYATIMNRRLCCILVAFSWMGGFIHSIIQVALIVQLPFCGPSELDSYFCDITQVVRIACANTFREELVMIFSSGLISVVCFIALLMSYAFLLAMLKKHSGSGESTSRAMSTCYSHITIVVLMFGPSIYIYARPFDSFSLDKVVSVFHTVIFPLLNPIIYTLRNKEVKTAMRKLVNRYILCKEK, via the coding sequence atggaaaaaagtaaagaaatggaacCTGCAAATTACACCAAAGTGACAGAATTTATTCTCACTGGCCTATCCCAGGCTCGGGAGGTACAACTAGTTCTATTTGttacatttctctccttctacttgTTCATCCTTCCTGGAAATATTCTTATTATTTGCACCATCAGGCTTGACCCACATCTGGCCTCACCCATGTATTTCCTGTTGGCTAATCTGGCCTTCCTTGACATTTGGTACTCTTCCATCACAGCCCCTAAAATGCTCGTGGACTTCTTTGTGGAAAGAAAGGTCATTTCCTTTGGTGGATGCATTGCTCAGCTCTTCTTCTTGCATTTTGTTGGGGCCTCAGAGATGTTCCTGCTCACAGTGATGGCCTTTGACCGCTATGCTGCTATCTGCCGCCCCCTCCACTATGCTACCATCATGAATCGACGTCTCTGCTGTATTCTGGTGGCTTTCTCCTGGATGGGGGGCTTTATTCACTCTATCATACAGGTGGCTCTCATTGTTCAACTTCCCTTCTGTGGGCCCAGTGAATTAGACAGTTACTTCTGTGACATCACGCAGGTTGTCCGCATTGCTTGTGCCAACACCTTCCGGGAGGAGTTAGTGATGATCTTCAGCAGTGGTCTGATCTCTGTGGTGTGTTTCATTGCTCTCCTCATGTCCTATGCCTTCCTCCTGGCGATGCTCAAGAAACACTCGGGCTCAGGTGAGAGTACCAGCAGGGCCATGTCCACCTGCTACTCCCACATCACCATTGTGGTGCTAATGTTTGGGCCCTCCATCTACATTTATGCACGCCCATTTGACTCTTTTTCCCTAGATAAAGTGGTGTCTGTGTTCCATACTGTGATATTCCCTTTACTTAATCCCATCATCTACACACTGCGAAACAAGGAAGTAAAGACGGCCATGAGGAAGTTGGTCAACAGATACATTTTATGTAAAGAGAAGTAA